In Endozoicomonas sp. GU-1, one DNA window encodes the following:
- the pyrE gene encoding orotate phosphoribosyltransferase produces the protein MHQYQKEFLDFTIEQQVLRFGEFTLKSGRKSPYFFNAGLFHSGEAISKLGQFYASAMVNAGLEFDLLFGPAYKGIPLATATAVALFEKHNRNVPWCFNRKEAKDHGEGGNIVGAPLEGRVVIVDDVITAGTAIREVMTIIEQTDATPAAVVVAMDRQEKGQGESSTPGESTTLKELSAIQEVERDFNIPVLSIVSLSDLLEYSEHHPEIRRYAPEIKAYRDAYGV, from the coding sequence ATGCATCAGTACCAAAAAGAATTTCTGGATTTCACCATTGAGCAGCAAGTGCTCCGTTTTGGCGAGTTCACCCTGAAGTCCGGAAGAAAATCTCCCTACTTCTTTAATGCCGGGTTATTCCATAGCGGTGAAGCCATCAGCAAACTTGGTCAGTTTTATGCCTCAGCCATGGTCAATGCCGGGCTTGAATTTGACCTGCTGTTTGGGCCGGCCTACAAAGGTATCCCCCTGGCTACTGCGACCGCCGTCGCATTGTTTGAAAAGCATAACCGGAATGTGCCGTGGTGCTTCAATCGCAAGGAGGCCAAAGATCACGGTGAAGGAGGGAATATTGTCGGTGCGCCCCTGGAAGGGCGGGTCGTGATTGTTGATGATGTTATCACGGCAGGCACAGCGATTCGTGAAGTGATGACCATTATTGAGCAAACAGACGCGACACCCGCAGCCGTTGTGGTCGCCATGGATCGTCAGGAAAAAGGGCAGGGGGAGTCTTCAACGCCAGGAGAGTCCACAACGCTAAAAGAGCTTTCTGCCATCCAGGAAGTGGAGCGTGATTTCAATATTCCGGTGTTAAGTATTGTTTCCCTGTCTGACTTGCTTGAGTATAGTGAACATCATCCGGAGATCCGCCGATATGCACCGGAAATTAAAGCCTACAGAGATGCCTATGGGGTATGA
- a CDS encoding (2Fe-2S)-binding protein, with amino-acid sequence MISFKLNGQTVNVDAPGDTPLLWVVREHLTMKGTKFGCGMGLCGACSMLIDGVSTRTCIMPVQAVANRNITTIEGLGNPQMMSTLQNAWVEADVPQCGYCQSGQIISATALLSQNNDPSDSDIDIAMSGNICRCGTYPNVKKAIKNAAADLRNGKGRLQAVQVFDPAATASPETQEVQS; translated from the coding sequence GTGATTAGCTTTAAGTTAAATGGACAAACGGTAAATGTCGACGCACCGGGAGATACACCGTTGCTCTGGGTGGTTCGTGAGCATTTGACCATGAAAGGCACAAAATTTGGTTGCGGTATGGGCTTATGTGGTGCCTGTAGCATGCTAATCGATGGTGTGAGTACCCGAACCTGCATCATGCCGGTTCAAGCCGTGGCCAATCGAAATATCACCACCATTGAAGGCCTTGGTAACCCACAAATGATGTCCACTTTGCAGAACGCCTGGGTTGAAGCCGACGTTCCCCAGTGTGGCTATTGCCAAAGTGGGCAAATCATCAGTGCTACCGCATTGCTAAGCCAGAACAACGACCCCAGTGACAGCGATATCGACATCGCCATGAGCGGCAATATCTGCCGATGCGGCACCTATCCCAATGTGAAAAAAGCCATCAAAAATGCCGCGGCAGATTTAAGAAATGGCAAAGGCCGTTTGCAAGCGGTTCAGGTATTTGATCCAGCGGCAACTGCATCACCGGAGACACAGGAGGTGCAATCATGA
- a CDS encoding xanthine dehydrogenase family protein molybdopterin-binding subunit — MSATEQPLTQNKQTLENSSRRSFLKKMGIVGGGLVVGIPLTGCASVTFPNAMDGDLQPNALLQITANNDIYFYLPRSEMGQGVYTGLTTMLAEELDVHPGKIKVRNVGAHEEYANPEYGLQLTGGSNSIRVHFIPLRQMAANVRMVIRQAAAQVLQLPLDQIQTDNGMIVANGKKLPYGDFTKVATHLSLPEETPLRKKADFKYIGKHSKRLDAVAKSTGSAEFGLDVEFAGLHRAALKRCPVLGGTVKSFDDSKVKSLPGVKAVVSIFNGVAVVADHYYQAKAALPVLDVQWELPETLSNFSSDSTEAGNGKQLFKAALDSDESDNAHEEGNGREALTTSDTVVSGEYWAPYLAHATMEPMNCTAKFTGNKLEIWTGCQNPGVAAKLAAFYGDVAKDDVTVHSTFLGGGFGRRISSDYVAEAVAIAKASGLPVQLIWSREDDTKRDYYRPASMAEFQVGLDKDGNIDSWNVKRSGPNILPYTIDEVTDAMMPGFLPDGMVDWISKAGYGLFDGWTVDPTSVEGLFEDYDANHKSVDHVTVDPGLPVGFWRSVGHSFSGFFKESMMDEVAISQQQDPVAYRLKHLKSNPRLANTLKLAAEKAGWGKPLPEGHYHGVAVHASFLSYVTQIAEVSVNNGQIKVHKVTCVLDCGLAVNPEIVIQQMESGILFGLTAALYGEITVKDGAVVQSNFHDYPILRMNESPDIEVVIVESDEAPTGVGEPGLPPIAGAVGNAIFAATGKRLRSLPLKLS; from the coding sequence ATGAGTGCCACTGAACAACCACTAACGCAAAACAAACAGACATTAGAAAACAGCTCCCGCCGTAGCTTTCTCAAAAAAATGGGTATTGTCGGTGGTGGCTTAGTGGTGGGAATTCCACTGACGGGCTGTGCCAGTGTTACATTTCCCAATGCTATGGACGGTGATTTGCAACCCAATGCATTGCTGCAAATTACCGCCAATAATGACATTTATTTTTATCTTCCCCGTTCCGAAATGGGCCAGGGTGTGTACACGGGCCTGACCACCATGCTGGCGGAAGAACTCGACGTGCATCCGGGTAAAATCAAGGTTAGAAACGTTGGCGCTCACGAAGAATATGCAAACCCGGAATATGGACTGCAACTGACCGGTGGTAGCAACAGCATTCGTGTGCATTTTATTCCGCTGCGGCAAATGGCGGCCAATGTCCGTATGGTGATTCGACAGGCGGCCGCACAAGTACTTCAACTGCCGCTGGATCAAATTCAAACGGATAACGGCATGATTGTCGCCAATGGTAAAAAGCTGCCTTACGGTGACTTTACCAAAGTGGCTACTCATTTGAGTCTTCCTGAAGAGACACCGCTCAGGAAAAAAGCAGACTTCAAATACATTGGTAAACACTCAAAACGTTTGGACGCCGTAGCGAAAAGCACAGGCTCAGCAGAATTTGGTTTGGACGTGGAGTTTGCCGGCCTGCACCGGGCGGCATTAAAGCGCTGCCCCGTATTGGGTGGCACCGTAAAAAGCTTTGATGATAGCAAAGTGAAAAGCCTGCCCGGCGTCAAAGCCGTGGTCAGCATCTTTAACGGTGTGGCCGTGGTGGCGGATCATTACTATCAGGCAAAAGCCGCCTTGCCTGTGCTGGACGTACAATGGGAATTACCGGAGACCCTGTCGAACTTTTCCAGTGACTCCACTGAAGCAGGCAACGGCAAACAGTTATTTAAAGCAGCATTGGATAGCGATGAATCCGATAATGCACACGAAGAAGGCAACGGTCGCGAGGCATTAACAACCTCTGATACGGTTGTGTCCGGAGAGTATTGGGCCCCCTACCTGGCCCACGCCACAATGGAGCCGATGAATTGCACGGCGAAATTCACCGGTAACAAATTAGAAATCTGGACAGGCTGCCAAAACCCGGGTGTTGCTGCCAAATTAGCCGCCTTTTACGGTGATGTAGCAAAAGACGATGTGACTGTTCACAGTACGTTCCTGGGAGGAGGGTTCGGACGTCGTATATCAAGCGATTATGTTGCGGAAGCCGTTGCCATAGCCAAAGCATCGGGTCTTCCGGTGCAACTGATCTGGAGTCGTGAAGACGACACAAAACGCGATTATTATCGTCCTGCATCCATGGCTGAATTTCAGGTGGGCCTGGACAAAGACGGTAATATTGACAGCTGGAACGTTAAACGTTCTGGTCCAAACATCCTGCCCTATACCATCGACGAAGTGACCGATGCCATGATGCCGGGATTCCTGCCTGACGGTATGGTTGATTGGATCAGTAAAGCGGGTTACGGCCTGTTTGACGGCTGGACGGTCGATCCTACTTCCGTCGAAGGCTTATTCGAAGATTATGATGCCAACCATAAATCCGTTGACCACGTGACGGTTGATCCGGGCCTACCAGTAGGTTTCTGGCGCAGTGTTGGTCACTCATTCAGTGGCTTCTTTAAAGAAAGCATGATGGATGAAGTGGCCATTTCGCAACAACAAGACCCTGTCGCCTATCGCCTGAAACACTTAAAAAGTAATCCTCGACTGGCGAACACGCTGAAGCTGGCAGCCGAAAAAGCGGGATGGGGAAAACCCTTGCCTGAAGGTCACTATCACGGTGTAGCCGTTCATGCTTCGTTCCTGTCTTACGTGACTCAAATCGCAGAGGTATCGGTGAACAACGGTCAAATTAAAGTTCACAAAGTGACCTGTGTGCTGGATTGCGGCTTAGCGGTTAACCCTGAAATCGTTATCCAGCAAATGGAAAGTGGCATCCTGTTTGGCTTAACCGCTGCCCTTTACGGTGAGATCACCGTTAAAGACGGTGCAGTGGTGCAAAGTAACTTCCATGATTACCCGATACTGCGAATGAATGAATCACCAGACATTGAGGTAGTCATTGTAGAAAGTGATGAAGCACCAACGGGTGTCGGTGAACCCGGTTTACCGCCCATTGCCGGTGCCGTGGGCAATGCCATCTTTGCCGCAACGGGTAAGCGTTTAAGAAGCTTGCCTCTTAAACTGAGTTAA